The following are encoded in a window of Impatiens glandulifera chromosome 5, dImpGla2.1, whole genome shotgun sequence genomic DNA:
- the LOC124937495 gene encoding WD repeat-containing protein 44-like, whose product MKIARDDEHDDDVAFYESLDRLLSSASSCTSSSSSSSSYTSSDNDDDDRQLIFTSSSFKTALERNFHVLEFPLALYNDYNVWISDPSSVEERRMRLLTLTGLTRDPVVVQSKLDCALDHHKDSTESHSIESFFPSSKETGVVYASSMKLDAYTIKDLDNGKQFVINEIREDGMSNKLKEVGTGRQLTVEEFEMSVGHSPIVQELMRRQNVELGNIINGSVGTGSVSKLKKKKNGSWLKSMRQVASNVTGRSSDEKDTSSEKGGGGRSSSATNDSLDNTTFHASERVRVRQYGKSSKELSGLYKRQEIQAHNGSIWTIKFSLDGKYLASAGEDCVIHVWQVVESNCKGDLQIERTGVGNLNQMEMSISQKSETVESIAMPETVFALSEKPICSFQGHLDDVLDLSWSKSQYLLSSSMDKTVRLWNMSEDSCLKIFSHNDFVTCIQFNPIDDRYFISGSLDAKVRIWSIPDCQVVDWSDLHEMVTAACYTPDGQGALVGSHRGSCHLYNTSENKLQQKGQVNLQNKKKKSHCKKITGFQFAPGSSSEVLVTSADSRIRVVDGVDLVHKFRGFRNTNSQISACLAANGKHIVCASEDSQVYIWKHKEVTRSNNKAKGGVTMTQSYEHFHCQDVTVAIPWPGMSDPWGFIDLDDPPLANHPPTPVEDLNFGKQNPLLESECQNSSPPLNRIISRSSNKYLFDRISATWPEEKLVLNTKNLGPHGKLEFSDGSNRSRSSAWGMVIVTAGLDGEIRTFQNFGLSVGKKLDTSIHWKLAKSVQM is encoded by the exons ATGAAGATAGCCAGAGACGATGAACACGACGACGACGTGGCTTTTTACGAGTCTCTTGACCGCCTCTTATCATCGGCCTCCTCTtgcacttcttcttcttcttcttcttcttcttacaCTTCGTCAGATAACGATGACGACGATAGACAACTGATTttcacttcttcttcattcaaaACAGCCTTGGAGCGAAATTTCCATGTCCTTGAGTTTCCATTGGCACTTTACAATGACTACAATGTCTGGATCTCCGATCCTTCCTCCGTCGAAGAACGTCGTATGCGGCTTCTCACTCTTACGGGACTCACTAGAGATCCTGTAGTTGTTCAATCCAAATTAGACTGTGCATTGGATCATCACAAAGATAGCACCGAATCTCATTCAATCGAATCGTTTTTTCCATCTTCCAAAGAAACTGGAGTTGTTTATGCTTCATCCATGAAATTGGATGCGTACACAATCAAGGATCTAGACAATGGTAAGCAGTTTGTGATCAATGAAATTAGGGAAGACGGGATGTCAAATAAGCTCAAGGAAGTCGGTACGGGAAGACAGTTGACAGTAGAGGAATTTGAGATGAGTGTTGGCCATTCACCAATTGTCCAAGAACTTATGAGGAGACAAAATGTGGAGTTAGGGAATATCATCAATGGAAGTGTTGGAACTGGAAGTGTAtcaaaattgaagaagaagaagaatggaaGTTGGTTAAAGAGTATGAGACAAGTGGCTAGTAATGTGACAGGACGAAGCAGTGATGAAAAGGATACTTCGTCTGAGAAGGGCGGAGGAGGGAGATCAAGCTCAGCTACAAATGATAGTCTGGACAACACTACCTTCCACGCATCTGAAAGAGTTCGAGTTCGGCAGTATGGAAAATCGAGCAAAGAACTCAGTGGGTTATACAAGAGGCAGGAGATACAGGCTCACAATGGTTCCATTTGGACCATCAAATTTAGCTTGGATGGAAAGTATCTTGCAAGTGCTGGTGAAGATTGTGTGATTCATGTCTGGCAGGTGGTGGAATCAAATTGTAAAGGTGATCTGCAAATTGAAAGAACTGGAGTTGGTAATTTGAATCAAATGGAAATGTCCATAAGTCAGAAGTCTGAGACAGTTGAATCAATTGCGATGCCGGAGACTGTCTTTGCACTTTCAGAGAAACCTATTTGTTCATTCCAAGGACATCTTGATGATGTGCTGGATCTATCATGGTCAAAATCTCAG TATTTGCTGTCGTCATCAATGGACAAAACTGTGCGGCTGTGGAACATGTCTGAGGATTCATGCCTGAAGATATTTTCCCACAATGATTTTG TAACTTGTATCCAGTTTAACCCCATTGATGATAGATACTTCATCAGTGGATCCTTAGATGCGAAAGTTCGAATATGGAGTATTCCTGATTGTCAAGTTGTTGATTGGAGTGATCTTCATGAAATGGTTACCGCTGCTTGCTATACACCAGATGGTCAG GGTGCATTGGTTGGTTCACATAGAGGAAGCTGCCACTTGTACAATACATCAG AAAATAAGTTGCAACAGAAAGGTCAAGTCAATCTACAGAATAAGAAAAAGAAGTCGCACTGCAAGAAAATAACTGGTTTCCAG TTTGCTCCAGGAAGTTCATCGGAGGTGCTAGTCACTTCTGCTGATTCACGAATACGTGTTGTTGATGGAGTTGATCTTGTTCACAAGTTCAGAG GCTTTCGCAACACAAACAGTCAAATCTCTGCCTGTCTAGCTGCAAATGGAAAACACATTGTATGTGCAAGTGAGGATTCACAAGTGTACATTTGGAAACACAAAGAAGTTACTCGATCTAACAACAAAGCCAAAGGAGGAGTCACTATGACTCAGTCTTACGAGCACTTTCATTGTCAAGACGTTACAGTTGCCATTCCTTGGCCTGGCATGTCAGATCCATGGGGATTCATTGACTTGGATGATCCACCTTTAGCCAATCATCCACCCACACCAGTTGAAGACTTGAACTTTGGTAAACAAAATCCATTACTAGAATCTGAGTGCCAGAATAGTAGCCCTCCTCTTAACAGAATCATTTCTAGATCTTCAAATAAATATCTCTTCGACAGAATCTCAGCAACATGGCCAGAGGAGAAACTAGTGTTAAACACAAAAAACCTCGGCCCTCATGGCAAGCTGGAATTCTCAGACGGGTCAAATAGAAGTAGGTCGTCTGCCTGGGGCATGGTAATTGTTACTGCTGGACTTGATGGAGAAATAAGgacatttcaaaattttggattGTCAGTGGGGAAGAAGTTGGACACTTCAATCCATTGGAAACTTGCCAAATCTGTACAGATGTAA